In Natator depressus isolate rNatDep1 chromosome 22, rNatDep2.hap1, whole genome shotgun sequence, the following proteins share a genomic window:
- the RBM7 gene encoding RNA-binding protein 7 isoform X3, translating into MHCWRLRSQSGPVRGDGRGGGRGQPDPVRGEPGPPGDRGADLRALPPGSSHASQDGNSSYSQHGSANTSPSSTPHSTPNSNSRYDRSTDNTLATGFTSTQMLQRSFSSPDNLQRQMMNSGTRQQSQYSGKYGSPHADQSSYISLGQQQSHSFNQSSGSQMQRRPDGSSAQRKNRLNSHPYMDSRHFNREQRFGDYGSDHHYRGNRDEYCYEDRSPHDAGSDHYSRGNRDEYCYEDRSHDGWSHDYNRRENYRDGKWHPSRH; encoded by the exons ATGCACTGCTGGCGCCTGCGCAGTCAGTCAGGGCCCGTGCGTGGAGATGGGCGCGGCGGCGGCCGAGGCCAACCGGACCctgttcgtggggaacctggacCCCCGGGTGACCGAGGAGCTGATCTTCGAGCTCTTCCACCAG GGAGTAGTCATGCATCTCAAGATGGCAATTCATCTTATTCCCAGCATGGATCTGCTAATACAAGTCCTTCCAGCACACCACATTCAACACCAAATTCAAACAG CAGATATGATAGGAGCACAGATAACACGTTAGCAACAGGATTCACATCCACGCAGATGCTGCAGAGGTCTTTCTCATCTCCTGATAACCTTCAGAGACAAATG atgaATAGTGGTACACGGCAGCAGTCACAATACAGTGGAAAGTATGGTTCTCCACATGCAGATCAGTCCAGTTATATCTcactggggcagcagcagagtcATTCATTTAATCAGTCTTCAGGCTCACAAATGCAGCGTCGTCCAGATGGATCGTCAGCACAGCGCAAGAACAGGCTGAACTCCCATCCTTATATGGACAGCAGACATTTTAACCGTGAGCAGCGTTTTGGAGACTATGGATCTGATCATCATTACAGGGGGAACAGAGATGAGTACTGCTATGAAGACAGGAGTCCTCATGATGCTGGATCTGATCACTATTCTAGAGGGAACAGGGATGAGTACTGCTATGAAGACAGGAGCCATGATGGCTGGAGCCATGACTATAACAGAAGAGAGAACTACAGAGATGGCAAATGGCACCCATCCCGGCATTAG
- the RBM7 gene encoding RNA-binding protein 7 isoform X4, with product MHCWRLRSQSGPVRGDGRGGGRGQPDPVRGEPGPPGDRGADLRALPPGSSHASQDGNSSYSQHGSANTSPSSTPHSTPNSNRYDRSTDNTLATGFTSTQMLQRSFSSPDNLQRQMMNSGTRQQSQYSGKYGSPHADQSSYISLGQQQSHSFNQSSGSQMQRRPDGSSAQRKNRLNSHPYMDSRHFNREQRFGDYGSDHHYRGNRDEYCYEDRSPHDAGSDHYSRGNRDEYCYEDRSHDGWSHDYNRRENYRDGKWHPSRH from the exons ATGCACTGCTGGCGCCTGCGCAGTCAGTCAGGGCCCGTGCGTGGAGATGGGCGCGGCGGCGGCCGAGGCCAACCGGACCctgttcgtggggaacctggacCCCCGGGTGACCGAGGAGCTGATCTTCGAGCTCTTCCACCAG GGAGTAGTCATGCATCTCAAGATGGCAATTCATCTTATTCCCAGCATGGATCTGCTAATACAAGTCCTTCCAGCACACCACATTCAACACCAAATTCAAACAG ATATGATAGGAGCACAGATAACACGTTAGCAACAGGATTCACATCCACGCAGATGCTGCAGAGGTCTTTCTCATCTCCTGATAACCTTCAGAGACAAATG atgaATAGTGGTACACGGCAGCAGTCACAATACAGTGGAAAGTATGGTTCTCCACATGCAGATCAGTCCAGTTATATCTcactggggcagcagcagagtcATTCATTTAATCAGTCTTCAGGCTCACAAATGCAGCGTCGTCCAGATGGATCGTCAGCACAGCGCAAGAACAGGCTGAACTCCCATCCTTATATGGACAGCAGACATTTTAACCGTGAGCAGCGTTTTGGAGACTATGGATCTGATCATCATTACAGGGGGAACAGAGATGAGTACTGCTATGAAGACAGGAGTCCTCATGATGCTGGATCTGATCACTATTCTAGAGGGAACAGGGATGAGTACTGCTATGAAGACAGGAGCCATGATGGCTGGAGCCATGACTATAACAGAAGAGAGAACTACAGAGATGGCAAATGGCACCCATCCCGGCATTAG
- the RBM7 gene encoding RNA-binding protein 7 isoform X1 has translation MGAAAAEANRTLFVGNLDPRVTEELIFELFHQAGPVIKVKIPKDRDGKPKQFAFVNFKHEESVPYGMSLLNGIKLFGRPIKIQFRSGSSHASQDGNSSYSQHGSANTSPSSTPHSTPNSNSRYDRSTDNTLATGFTSTQMLQRSFSSPDNLQRQMMNSGTRQQSQYSGKYGSPHADQSSYISLGQQQSHSFNQSSGSQMQRRPDGSSAQRKNRLNSHPYMDSRHFNREQRFGDYGSDHHYRGNRDEYCYEDRSPHDAGSDHYSRGNRDEYCYEDRSHDGWSHDYNRRENYRDGKWHPSRH, from the exons ATGGGCGCGGCGGCGGCCGAGGCCAACCGGACCctgttcgtggggaacctggacCCCCGGGTGACCGAGGAGCTGATCTTCGAGCTCTTCCACCAG GCAGGTCCAGTAATTAAAGTTAAAATACCTAAGGATAGAGATGGTAAACCAAAGCAATTTGCATTTGTGAATTTCAAACACGAAGAATCTGTCCCTTATGGAATGAGTCTGCTTAATGGGATCAAACTTTTTGGAAGGCCCATCAAAATTCAGTTCCGATCAG GGAGTAGTCATGCATCTCAAGATGGCAATTCATCTTATTCCCAGCATGGATCTGCTAATACAAGTCCTTCCAGCACACCACATTCAACACCAAATTCAAACAG CAGATATGATAGGAGCACAGATAACACGTTAGCAACAGGATTCACATCCACGCAGATGCTGCAGAGGTCTTTCTCATCTCCTGATAACCTTCAGAGACAAATG atgaATAGTGGTACACGGCAGCAGTCACAATACAGTGGAAAGTATGGTTCTCCACATGCAGATCAGTCCAGTTATATCTcactggggcagcagcagagtcATTCATTTAATCAGTCTTCAGGCTCACAAATGCAGCGTCGTCCAGATGGATCGTCAGCACAGCGCAAGAACAGGCTGAACTCCCATCCTTATATGGACAGCAGACATTTTAACCGTGAGCAGCGTTTTGGAGACTATGGATCTGATCATCATTACAGGGGGAACAGAGATGAGTACTGCTATGAAGACAGGAGTCCTCATGATGCTGGATCTGATCACTATTCTAGAGGGAACAGGGATGAGTACTGCTATGAAGACAGGAGCCATGATGGCTGGAGCCATGACTATAACAGAAGAGAGAACTACAGAGATGGCAAATGGCACCCATCCCGGCATTAG
- the RBM7 gene encoding RNA-binding protein 7 isoform X2 — MGAAAAEANRTLFVGNLDPRVTEELIFELFHQAGPVIKVKIPKDRDGKPKQFAFVNFKHEESVPYGMSLLNGIKLFGRPIKIQFRSGSSHASQDGNSSYSQHGSANTSPSSTPHSTPNSNRYDRSTDNTLATGFTSTQMLQRSFSSPDNLQRQMMNSGTRQQSQYSGKYGSPHADQSSYISLGQQQSHSFNQSSGSQMQRRPDGSSAQRKNRLNSHPYMDSRHFNREQRFGDYGSDHHYRGNRDEYCYEDRSPHDAGSDHYSRGNRDEYCYEDRSHDGWSHDYNRRENYRDGKWHPSRH; from the exons ATGGGCGCGGCGGCGGCCGAGGCCAACCGGACCctgttcgtggggaacctggacCCCCGGGTGACCGAGGAGCTGATCTTCGAGCTCTTCCACCAG GCAGGTCCAGTAATTAAAGTTAAAATACCTAAGGATAGAGATGGTAAACCAAAGCAATTTGCATTTGTGAATTTCAAACACGAAGAATCTGTCCCTTATGGAATGAGTCTGCTTAATGGGATCAAACTTTTTGGAAGGCCCATCAAAATTCAGTTCCGATCAG GGAGTAGTCATGCATCTCAAGATGGCAATTCATCTTATTCCCAGCATGGATCTGCTAATACAAGTCCTTCCAGCACACCACATTCAACACCAAATTCAAACAG ATATGATAGGAGCACAGATAACACGTTAGCAACAGGATTCACATCCACGCAGATGCTGCAGAGGTCTTTCTCATCTCCTGATAACCTTCAGAGACAAATG atgaATAGTGGTACACGGCAGCAGTCACAATACAGTGGAAAGTATGGTTCTCCACATGCAGATCAGTCCAGTTATATCTcactggggcagcagcagagtcATTCATTTAATCAGTCTTCAGGCTCACAAATGCAGCGTCGTCCAGATGGATCGTCAGCACAGCGCAAGAACAGGCTGAACTCCCATCCTTATATGGACAGCAGACATTTTAACCGTGAGCAGCGTTTTGGAGACTATGGATCTGATCATCATTACAGGGGGAACAGAGATGAGTACTGCTATGAAGACAGGAGTCCTCATGATGCTGGATCTGATCACTATTCTAGAGGGAACAGGGATGAGTACTGCTATGAAGACAGGAGCCATGATGGCTGGAGCCATGACTATAACAGAAGAGAGAACTACAGAGATGGCAAATGGCACCCATCCCGGCATTAG